From Desmodus rotundus isolate HL8 chromosome 12, HLdesRot8A.1, whole genome shotgun sequence, one genomic window encodes:
- the DBP gene encoding D site-binding protein isoform X2 → MARPVSDRTPAPLLLGGPAGTPPGGGALLGLRSLLQGTSKPKEPASCLLKEKERRAALPAATVPGPSLESAGPADTSAGAVVGGGSPRGRPAAAPGPSLLAPLLWERTLPFGDVEYVDLDAFLLEHGLPPSPPPPGGPSPAPSPMRTPAPSPGPGSCCSASPRSSPGHAPARAALGVTGGHRAGLTSRDTPSPVDPDTVEVLMTFEPDPADLALSSIPGHETFDPRRHRFSEEELKPQPIMKKARKIQVPEEQKDEKYWSRRYKNNEAAKRSRDARRLKENQISVRAAFLEKENALLRQEVVAVRQELSHYRAVLSRYQAQHGAL, encoded by the exons ATGGCGCGGCCCGTGAGCGACAGGACCCCGGCCCCCCTGCTGCTGGGCGGCCCGGCCGGGACACCCCCTGGCGGGGGAGCTCTGCTTGGGCTACGGAGCCTTCTGCAGGGGACCAGCAAGCCCAAAGAACCGGCCAGCT GTCTCCTGAAGGAAAAGGAGCGCAGGGCGGCTCTGCCGGCAGCCACGGTTCCCGGGCCGAGCCTGGAGTCGGCGGGCCCGGCGGATACCTCCGCTGGGGCGGTGGTGGGCGGCGGGTCCCCCCGAGGGCGCCCGGCAGCTGCGCCTGGCCCAAGTCTCTTGGCGCCGCTGCTGTGGGAACGGACGCTGCCTTTCGGCGACGTGGAGTACGTGGACCTGGACGCCTTCCTGCTGGAGCACGGGCTCCCTCCCAGTCCACCGCCGCCCGGTGGCCCATCACCCGCACCTTCGCCCATGCGCACGCCCGCACCCTCCCCGGGGCCCGGTTCCTGCTGCTCCGCTTCCCCGCGCTCCTCGCCGGGGCACGCCCCCGCCCGGGCTGCCCTCGGGGTGACTGGCGGCCACCGCGCAG GCCTGACCTCTCGGGACACACCCAGCCCTGTGGACCCAGATACCGTGGAGGTGCTGATGACCTTTGAACCCGATCCTGCTGATTTAGCCCTGTCAAGCATTCCGGGCCATGAGACCTTTGACCCTCGGAGACATCGCTTCTCAGAGGAAGAACTTAAGCCCCAGCCCATCATGAAGAAGGCGAGGAAGATCCAGGTGCCAGAGGAGCAGAAG GATGAAAAGTATTGGAGTCGGCGGTACAAGAATAACGAAGCAGCCAAGCGCTCCCGTGATGCCAGGAGGCTTAAGGAGAACCAGATATCGGTGCGGGCGGCCTTCCTGGAGAAGGAGAACGCCCTGCTCCGGCAGGAGGTGGTGGCCGTGCGCCAGGAGCTGTCCCACTACCGTGCTGTGCTGTCCCGCTACCAGGCCCAGCACGGGGCCCTGTGa
- the CA11 gene encoding carbonic anhydrase-related protein 11: protein MGGAASLSAPRTLVLWAALGAAAHIGPAPDPEDWWSYKDNLQGNFVPGPPFWGLVNAAWSLCAVGKRQSPVDVELKRVLYDPFLPPLRLSTGGEKLRGTLYNTGRHVSFLPAPRPVVNVSGGPLLYSHRLSELRLLFGARDGAGSEHQINHQGFSAEVQLIHFNQELYGNLSAASRGPNGLAILSLFVNVAGSSNPFLSRLLNRDTITRISYKNDAYFLQDLSLELLFPDSFGFITYQGSLSTPPCSETVTWILIDRALNITSLQMHSLRLLSQNPPSQIFQSLSGNGRPLQPLAHRALRGNRDPRHPERRCRGPNYRLHVDGVPHGR, encoded by the exons ATGGGCGGTGCAGCTAGTCTGAGCGCCCCTCGCACGCTGGTACTCTGGGCTGCACTGGGGGCAGCAG CTCACATTGGACCCGCACCTGACCCCGAGGACTGGTGGAGCTACAAGGATAATCTCCAGGGAAACTTCGTGCCAG ggcctcccTTCTGGGGCCTGGTGAACGCAGCCTGGAGTCTGTGTGCCGTGGGGAAGCGGCAGAGCCCCGTGGATGTGGAGCTGAAGAGGGTTCTTTATgaccccttcctgcccccactgaGGCTCAGCACTGGGGGAGAAAAG CTCCGGGGAACCCTGTACAACACCGGTCGCCACGTGTCTTTCCTGCCTGCACCCCGGCCCGTGGTCAATGTGTCTGGGGGTCCCCTCCTTTATAGCCACCGACTCAGTGAATTGCGGCTGCTATTTGGAGCACGTGACGGAGCCGGCTCTGAACACCAGATCAACCACCAGGGCTTCTCTGCTGAG GTGCAGCTCATCCACTTCAACCAAGAACTCTACGGGAACCTCAGCGCAGCCTCCCGGGGCCCCAATGGGCTGGCCATTCTCAGCCTCTTTGTCAAT GTGGCTGGCAGCTCAAACCCATTCCTCAGCCGCCTCCTTAACCGGGACACCATCACCCGCATCTCCTACAAGA ATGACGCCTACTTTCTTCAAGACCTGAGCCTGGAGCTCCTATTCCCTGACTCTTTCGGCTTCATCACCTATCAGGGCTCTCTCAGCACCCCACCCTGCTCTGAGACTGTCACCTGGATCCTCATTGACCGGGCCCTCAATATCACCTCCCTCCAG ATGCATTCCCTGAGACTCCTGAGCCAGAATCCTCCATCCCAGATCTTCCAGAGCCTCAGCGGTAACGGCCGGCCCCTGCAGCCCTTGGCCCATAGGGCCTTGAGGGGCAACAGGGACCCTCGGCACCCTGAGAGGCGCTGCCGAGGCCCCAACTACCGCCTGCATG TGGATGGTGTCCCCCATGGTCGCTGA
- the DBP gene encoding D site-binding protein isoform X1, translating into MGLSPSEPLSPSSLWVLALSLRSPSTPVCPLFLWISVVWVSVLPFLVSLRRGGSRLHLCFPLPSYPARSFWPPGLLKEKERRAALPAATVPGPSLESAGPADTSAGAVVGGGSPRGRPAAAPGPSLLAPLLWERTLPFGDVEYVDLDAFLLEHGLPPSPPPPGGPSPAPSPMRTPAPSPGPGSCCSASPRSSPGHAPARAALGVTGGHRAGLTSRDTPSPVDPDTVEVLMTFEPDPADLALSSIPGHETFDPRRHRFSEEELKPQPIMKKARKIQVPEEQKDEKYWSRRYKNNEAAKRSRDARRLKENQISVRAAFLEKENALLRQEVVAVRQELSHYRAVLSRYQAQHGAL; encoded by the exons ATGGGTCTTTctccctctgagcctctgtccccctcttctctctgggtccttgccctctctctgcGGTCTCCCTCCACCCCCGTCTGTCCCCTCTTTCTCTGGATCTCCGTTGTGTGGGTTTCTGTCCTCCCTTTCCTCGTGTCCCTCCGACGCGGGGGGTCCCGTCTCCAtctctgttttcctctcccttcctaccCTGCCCGGTCTTTCTGGCCCCCAGGTCTCCTGAAGGAAAAGGAGCGCAGGGCGGCTCTGCCGGCAGCCACGGTTCCCGGGCCGAGCCTGGAGTCGGCGGGCCCGGCGGATACCTCCGCTGGGGCGGTGGTGGGCGGCGGGTCCCCCCGAGGGCGCCCGGCAGCTGCGCCTGGCCCAAGTCTCTTGGCGCCGCTGCTGTGGGAACGGACGCTGCCTTTCGGCGACGTGGAGTACGTGGACCTGGACGCCTTCCTGCTGGAGCACGGGCTCCCTCCCAGTCCACCGCCGCCCGGTGGCCCATCACCCGCACCTTCGCCCATGCGCACGCCCGCACCCTCCCCGGGGCCCGGTTCCTGCTGCTCCGCTTCCCCGCGCTCCTCGCCGGGGCACGCCCCCGCCCGGGCTGCCCTCGGGGTGACTGGCGGCCACCGCGCAG GCCTGACCTCTCGGGACACACCCAGCCCTGTGGACCCAGATACCGTGGAGGTGCTGATGACCTTTGAACCCGATCCTGCTGATTTAGCCCTGTCAAGCATTCCGGGCCATGAGACCTTTGACCCTCGGAGACATCGCTTCTCAGAGGAAGAACTTAAGCCCCAGCCCATCATGAAGAAGGCGAGGAAGATCCAGGTGCCAGAGGAGCAGAAG GATGAAAAGTATTGGAGTCGGCGGTACAAGAATAACGAAGCAGCCAAGCGCTCCCGTGATGCCAGGAGGCTTAAGGAGAACCAGATATCGGTGCGGGCGGCCTTCCTGGAGAAGGAGAACGCCCTGCTCCGGCAGGAGGTGGTGGCCGTGCGCCAGGAGCTGTCCCACTACCGTGCTGTGCTGTCCCGCTACCAGGCCCAGCACGGGGCCCTGTGa
- the NTN5 gene encoding netrin-5, giving the protein MPVTFALLLLLSQATSDPCYHPGGRPRFCLPPVTQLAGTAASCPQSCTFPAAAEVSPRAACNGSLTLALGGAFLLTSVSLRFCPLGPPALVLSASWATGGPWRSLWRRPAWPGALGGPEKVTFRAPRGAEASVVASHLRVEFGGRAGLAAAGVRGRCQCHGHAARCVARARPPRCRCRHHTTGPGCESCRPSHRDWPWRPATPWHPHPCLPCSCNQHARRCRFNSELFRLSGGRSGGVCERCRHHTAGRHCHYCQPGFWRDPNQPITSRKACRACQCHPIGATGGTCNQTSGQCSCKLGVTGLTCNHCGPGYQQSRSPRMPCQRIPEATTTLATTSSAYSLDPQCHNYCNVSDTRVHMSLRRYCQQDYVLHAQVLAAEGVGPAWQRLALHVLAVYKQRARPVRRGGQEAWVPSADLTCGCLRLQPGTEYLLLGSAAGGPDATRLVLDRHGLALPWRPRWARPLRRLQQKERAGGCLGLQPATLSPKPSTRAPAERPGEPTNDLGRNHENSLLP; this is encoded by the exons ATGCCTGTGACCTTCGCCCTCTTGCTCCTCCTGAGCCAGGCCACCTCGGACCCATGCTACCATCCAGGGGGCCGCCCCCGCTTCTGCCTCCCGCCGGTGACCCAGCTGGCTGGCACAGCGGCCTCCTGTCCCCAGTCCTGTACCTTCCCTGCAGCGGCTGAGGtcagccccagggctgcctgcaACGGCAGCCTGACCCTGGCCCTGGGGGGCGCCTTCCTCCTGACATCCGTCAGCCTGCGCTTCTGCCCCTTGGGGCCCCCGGCCCTGGTCCTGTCAGCCTCCTGGGCCACAGGGGGTCCCTGGAGATCACTGTGGCGCAGACCCGCCTGGCCTGGGGCCTTGGGGGGCCCTGAAAAGGTGACCTTCCGTGCCCCACGGGGCGCCGAGGCCAGTGTGGTGGCCAGTCACCTGCGAGTGGAGTTCgggggccgggctgggctggCGGCAGCTGGAGTGAGAGGACGCTGCCAGTGCCATGGCCACGCCGCCCGCTGTGTGGCCCGGGCCCGGCCCccccgctgccgctgccgccacCACACCACGGGCCCAGGCTGTGAGAGCTGCCGCCCATCCCACCGAGACTGGCCTTGGCGGCCTGCCACACCCTGGCACCCCCACCCTTGCCTGC CCTGTTCCTGCAACCAGCACGCCCGCCGCTGCAGGTTCAACTCAGAGCTGTTCAGGCTGTCGGGAGGCCGGAGTGGGGGCGTTTGTGAGCGATGCCGCCACCACACAGCCGGGCGGCACTGCCACTACTGCCAGCCAGGGTTCTGGAGGGACCCTAACCAGCCCATCACCAGCCGGAAGGCCTGCAGGG CCTGCCAGTGCCACCCTATTGGGGCGACAGGCGGCACCTGCAACCAGACCAGCGGGCAATGCTCCTGCAAGTTAGGGGTCACCGGCCTGACGTGCAACCACTGCGGTCCTGGCTACCAGCAGAGCCGCTCCCCCAGGATGCCCTGCCAGC GAATCCCAGAGGCAACAACCACGCTTGCTACGACCTCTAGCGCTTACAGCTTGG accctcAGTGCCACAACTACTGCAATGTCTCGGACACCAGGGTACACATGAGCCTTCGGAGGTACTGCCAACAGGACTACG TTCTCCACGCGCAGGTGCTGGCGGCTGAGGGGGTAGGCCCGGCATGGCAGCGGCTGGCCTTGCACGTGCTGGCCGTGTACAAGCAGCGAGCGCGGCCGGTGCGTCGCGGCGGCCAGGAAGCCTGGGTGCCCAGCGCCGACCTGACCTGCGGCTGCCTACGCCTGCAGCCCGGCACCGAGTACCTGTTGTTGGGCAGTGCGGCGGGCGGCCCCGACGCCACACGCCTGGTCCTCGACCGCCACGGCCTCGCACTTCCCTGGAGGCCGCGCTGGGCCAGGCCCTTGCGGCGGCTGCAGCAGAAGGAGCGCGCTGGGGGCTGCCTCGGCCTGCAGCCTGCAACCCTGAGCCCCAAGCCGAGCACTAGAGCCCCCGCGGAGCGGCCTGGAGAGCCAACCAATGACCTTGGAAGAAACCATGAGAATAGCCTTTTACCTTGA